From the Helicobacter mustelae genome, the window TTTTGAAAAAAAGCTTGCCACTAGTCATGAGTGGATCATAGAGCGCACCGGGATTCATAGCAGGTTTTTTGCAAAAGAAGATCAAAAGACCAGCGACTTAGGCGTGAGGGCAGCAGAATTGGCACTCAAGCGCGCAGGCATCACCGCTAAGGATGTCGACATGCTTATCGCTGCTACACTAAGCCCTGATTATTTCACCATGCCCTCCACTGCATGTCTCATTGCCAGCAAACTTGGCATCAAAGATGCTCCTGCCTTTGATGTCTCTGCAGCATGTTCTGGCTTCATCTATCTGCTTTCCATCGCCAAGGCATTCATCGAATCCAAAAATTATAGAAATATCCTCATTGTCGGCACAGAAAAAATCAGCCAAATTCTGGATTTTGAAGATCGAAGCACCTGTGTCCTCTTTGGTGATGGAGCAGGTGCTGCTGTGATTGGCGCCACGGAGCAAAAAAGCCAAAGCATCTTGGATGTGCATATTGGCGCAGATGGGGGTTATGGAGATCTGCTCTGCACCCCTTGTGCATCTTCTCATACCAAGCAATTTCTGCAAATGAAGGGGAATGAGATCTTTAAGCTGGCGGTGAAAACACTAGTCAGTGATGTGGAAATGATCCTGCAAAAAAATGCCATAGAAAGCAGCGCTATTGATTATTTCATCCCTCATCAAGCAAATCTTAGGATCATCAATGCAGTGGGTAGCCGTCTGAATTTCTCAGAAAAGCAGATTGTGCTCACTGTGCAAAAATATGGCAATACTTCTGCAGCAAGCATCCCCATGGCCATGAATGACATTTATGAGGAGGGCAGGCTGAAAAATGGAGATTTGATGCTCCTTGATGCCTTTGGAGGTGGACTTACCTGGGGTTCTGCATTGGTGCATTTTGATGGAAAATAGTAAACTTTTTTATAAAATCCTTGTTTATTTAGTATAATTTCCGTGCCTGAATAATTCGTTTTTTTTAATTGTTCGTCTGTTGAAATCAAGTATTTTAGGCTGTGATAGTGGATTTTGTGTGTTCGATATTTTTGTTTGAGATTTTTTAGAAAATTGAGAATCTATCGCCTAATAAATTCCTTCTAGCCTTATTGTTAGCTTTTGGGCTCAACATTTTAAATAGCGGTTATTTGGGTACGCTTCAAGGGGTACTCTTCAAAAGGAATGGGATGAAAAAAAAGCTCTTAATTTTGGGTCATGGCGGCAGAGAATATGCAATGGGTTTGCATTTGCTTAGAGACAAAAACATAGATTCTTTGTTTTTTGCCCCAAAAAACGCAGCCACAGAGCGTTTGGGAAAGACCTTTGATTTTGCTTCGCATCAAGAATTGATAGAAAAAATTCAGGAATTTGGCATTGATTTTGTCATCATCGGGCCAGAGGCATACATCATAGATGGGCTTAGCAATGCGCTAAAAATGGCGGGTATCAAAGTATTTGGACCGAGCAAAGAAGCAGGAATGCTAGAGGGCTCCAAGGCTTATATGAAGGATTTTGCTACACGTCATAACATCCCAACAGCGCGCTACATCCAGACAGACGATCTGACAAAAGCACAAGATTTTTTACTCACCCTAAAGCCCCCTTATGTGCTCAAAGCCGATGGACTCTGTGCTGGCAAGGGGGTATGGATCAGCAATGAATTATCAGAGGCCAAAGAATTTCTAAAAGAAATGCTTTCTGGCAAGGCGTTTGGTGAGAGTGGAAGGCGCGTGGTGGTTGAGGAATTCTTGCAGGGTTTTGAGCTTTCTATCTTTGCAATTTGTGATGGAGAGGATTTTGTACTCTTGCCTGCCTGTCAGGATCATAAGCGCCTGCTTGATCACGATGAGGGGCCAAACACTGGAGGGATGGGTGCATATGCCCCAGCACCTTCTGCCACTCCAGAGCTTTTAGAAAAGATTCAAGAGAGGATCTTACGTCCCACACTCCAAGGAATGATTAAAGAGGGCAATCCTTATTGTGGTGTGTTGTTTGCAGGCATCATGGTATGCGAGCAAGATGGGGAGCTAGAGCCTTATTTACTAGAGTATAATGTGCGTTTTGGCGATCCAGAATGCGAAGTACTCATGCCCTTGCTACAAACCTCTTTGTTAGAGATTTGTGAGCACACCCTCTCTGGTAATCTCAAAAATCTCAAACTCCAAATCTCGCATAAATGCGCGCTGGCTGTGGTTTTATCTTCAAAAAACTACCCCTATGGTACTTCAGAGCCTACACTCATAGAGTTTGAGAATTATCGCTCTTCCTTGGGACATTTTGTCTTTGCGGGTGTGGACAAAAAAGGCGGAGCTTTTTATGCCACTGGGGGTAGGGTGCTTTTGTGCGTGGGAGTGGGAGATGACATCAAAGAGGCTAGGGATCATGCCTATGAATTGATTAAGTCTGTGAAATTTGATGGTATGCATTATCGCAGGGACATTGGATATAGGGTGCTATGATGAGAAAAGATCGCGAAAAAATTGAAGAAATGCTCTATCGCGAAGGGATTGAAATCGCTCCCTTTAGCAAGAGATTTTTTGCATTTTTGATTGATGAAATGCTTATTTCTCTGATTTTTAGCATTGCCTTGATTTCCAAGATTCAGGGTAAGGATTCGCTGACAATCATCAATGTCTTAAGTAGCTATGCGCTGCTTTTACTCCTCTTGCGCATTATTTATTATGGGGTTTTTACGTATTTTTATGGTGCGAGCATTGGCAAAATTCTTTTGAAAATCAAGATCGTGCAAGTAGAAGATCTAGAAATTCCCAATTTAAAAACTACGATCATGCGCTGTGTGTGCAAGGAAATCGGACAAATGTTTTTGTACATCACTTATCTTTTTGCCCTGGGGGATGGAACTTTGGTGAGAACCCTGCATGATTTGCTTGCAGACACTATTGTAATTCAACAGGCTTGAATTGTGTGAAAAAGCTCTTTGGCATTCTTTTGTTGCTGGGCGTTATACATGCTGAGTTCGCCCTGCAAAAATTTGACAAAAACAATAATAAAATCTTTGAACTTCTAGCAGATAAGGTTTATCAAGAAGGGGGTAAGGTTGTTGCACAGGGCAATGCCGTCATGCTCAACAATGATCTTTATGTGATTGCCAATAAAATCATCTATGATCGAGAGAAGCGTCAGGCAGAGATTGAGGGGGATATCAAGATCTACAAAGGAGGGAGCCTCTTTGCCAGGTCTGAAAAGGTAAAACTCAATCTCAATGAGGATTATGGGATCATCGAGCCCTTTTATATCCAAGATACAGCCAGCGGGATGTGGGTGAATGCCAAATTTGCTGCCAGTAACAAAAAAATCTACACCTTCAAAAAAGCCGTCGTATCAGGCTGCGGGATCGAGCGGCCCGTGTGGCATATGGACGTGAGTTCTGGGACATTTAATAGTGAAAAATCTGTGCTTAGTGTTTGGAATCCCACGCTTTACATAGGCTCTGTCCCGGTATTTTATCTTCCCTATTTGCGGGTTTCCACACTCAATGAACGCAGTAGTGGCTTTTTGTATCCTCAATTTGCTTTTTCCAACCGCGAGGGCTTCATCTATGTCCAACCCTTTTATATTGCACCACAAAAATTTTGGGATCTCACCATCACTCCACAAATCAGGACGCAGAGGGGTTTTGGAGGTGATGTAGAATTTCGAATTGTAGACAAAACCAATTCGATGTTTTATTTTAAAGTAGGATATCTCTATAACTTCCAGCAATATATCAAACAGTTTAATCTAAGAAATAAGCAGGTTTTTGGTTTTCAATTCTCTCATGCCAATGAAAATCCCTTCCAAAAATATTTTGGACTCAAAAATTCTTTAGATAATGGCCTATATATTGATTTTTTATATATGAATGACTTGGATTATCTGCGCTTAGAGAGATTCAATGCAAGGATTATGGATGGTACAAGAGTATCAAGAATGAACTTTTATGTACAGACTGATAATCAATATTTTGGGCTGAATTTTCGCTATTTCATCAACCTCAACAAAATCAACAACTCCACCACCTTTCAAACCCTGCCACAGCTCCAGTACCACAAGTATTTGAATTCTTTGTATTTCAAAGGGCTTTTGTATTCTATAGACTATAATTTTCGCAATATCTATAGGCCACTTGGTTATGGATACATAGAAAACAGTCTCAAAGTCCCCATTGGAATGCAGTTCTCACTGTTTCATAAATATGTCTCATTGGGAATATGGAATAATTTTTATGCTAGCAATCTTGTGGCAGACAACACCTCAAAGACTTATTTTAATCGCGACATTTCTTCTAGGAATTTTGGGAATTTTGTTTCTGCTAATCTCAATTTGACTTTGAACATGGATTTGGCAAAGGATTATGACAAGGTTTTTCATGTTGTGGAATTTTTCACAGATTTTTCTCTGCCTTATTTTCGCTATTCTGATGGACTCTTGGATAAGAGATATTTTGTCCCAACCAATGAATATGCCCCCTATTACAATCCTGCTACGGGTCAGTACACTATTGCAAATAGAGTTTATGATGCCATATGGAATCCCTCCACACTAGGAGACTATGCTACCAACACCCGCTCAGTGAATTTTCGAATGTCCAATTATTTCTATGGCCTAGGGGGGAAGAATTTGTTTTATTGGCGCCTCTCTGAGACATTAAATTTTGATGATAAGATCGCATTTTATCGCAGTCCACTGGAGAATAAGATTGGCTTTTCTCCCATCACAGGACTGAATTTATCGGCAATTTTTTCTTATTCTTTTTATTACCGACAATTCCAAGAAATCTCCATCAATGCAACCTATAGTCGCAAATACATGGTCAGCTCGCTGACCTATTACATCAAAAGCCAATTCAGCGATATGGCCCGCTTCAATCAAGCCTCCTCTTCAGCAAACTATCTCACCTTTAGTTTTAGCAATGATTTTGGCTATTTTGGGCTCAATGCCTATGCTAGCTTCAACTTCAACAATCTAAGGAGAGCCAGAGATTATTCCTCAGTGATTACTAACTGGTCCATTGGGATTTTCAAAAATATCCGCTGCTTTGGCTTTGGACTTCGCGTGGCGAGCCAGCGCGTCCCCATCCTGACTAATGACACCACCTCAGGAGGATATGCCTCCAGCGTGTTCAACAACACCTACGTCAAATTTGATTTTAGTTTTGCTCCATTGACTCGAACCGGACTCACCTATCGTTTTTATAACAAATAATGGCATAATTAAGGGATTTTTTAGCCGCAAAAGGGAATAAAATGCAAAAGATTGATATTGTTTTAGAAGATTACAAGGAATGCTATAAGCTAGATTATGTGGCTAAACAGGCCAGTGGCTCCGTGCTTTATGAACGCGGTGGTACGGTGATTTTGGCAAGTGTAGCTATTGATGATAAGGATGTGGAGGGGGATTTTCTGCCCTTGAGTGTGCAATACATCGAAAAATCCTATGCCACAGGCAAGATCCCCGGAGGCTTTATCAAGCGTGAGGGCAAGCCAGGGGAATTTGAAACCCTCACATCTAGAATCATCGATCGCACCCTGCGCCCACTTTTTCCCAAACATTATAGAAAAACCACGCATATCAGTGTCTTTGTATTGAGCTATGATGGAGAGAGTGATCTACAGGTCTGTGCGCTCAATGCCGCAGCAAATGCATTACTTCTCTCAGCAGCGCCCTTTTGCGTTCCCACTGCAGCTGTGAGGATCGGGAGAATCGATGGAGTCTTTGTGCTCAATCCCAGTAGGTCAGAGCTTGCAAATTCCGCTCTAGATCTTTATATTTCTGGGAGTTTTGGAGATTTGTTGATGATTGAGATGAAGGGTGGAAGCACCAAGGAATCTGGCATCAATGAAGAGGAATTGCTAGAGGCCATTACTCTAGCTAAAGCACACATCCAAGAGCTAAGCAGTCTTTATGAGCAAAATATTGCTCCACATAAAAAAGCTCCTCTAGCACTGCCAGAAAAAATCGAGCTTTTTGATGAGGAGATTGATACGCTCTTAAAGCAGGAGTACTTCTCCCGCACCCAAGAAATCCTCAACCAAATGTCTAAAAGCGAGAGGAACAAGGATTTAGAAAGTTTGGGAGAGGAAATCTATCAAAAATACCAAAATTTCAAGCCCTGGAGTCTAGAGCAGGTGCAATATACACTATGGCAATACAAAAAACAAGTGATGCGCAATCAGGTGCTAGAGCGTGGTATTCGCGCTGATGGTAGGAAAACCACAGAGGTTCGTCCCATCTCCATAGAGACCAATATCCTGCCCTTTGCACATGGCAGTGTGCTTTTTACAAGGGGGCAGACCCAGAGCCTGGTGGTGGCCACATTGGGGAGTGAGAATGATGCCCAAACCAGGGAAAATCTAAACGACTCTATTCCGCAAAAAGAAAATTTTACCTTTCACTATAATTTCCCAGGTTTTAGCGTAGGGGAAGCTTTGATGATTGGATCTGTGGGACGCAGGGAATTGGGACATGGGAATCTCGCCAAAAAGGCTCTAGAAGATAGCATTATAGAAAAAGATCGCACCCTGCGCCTAGTCTCTGAAATCCTAGAATCCAATGGTTCAAGCTCCATGGCAAGCGTTTGTGGCGGATCTTTGGCCATCTGTGCTTGTGGTATGGAAAGCAGTGGGCTTGTGGCAGGGGTAGCCATGGGACTCATCAAAGAAGGGTCTGAATATGCCGTACTAACAGACATCATGGGATTAGAGGATCATGATGGAGACATGGATTTTAAGGTCGCAGGAAATGAGAATTTCATCACTGCCATGCAAATGGATATCAAGCTTGGTGGGTTGGAGCTAGGGATCTTGAAAGAGGCGCTCTATCAGGCTAGGGATGCGAGATTGCATATCTTACAAATCATGCAAGAAGCAAGGGCAAGGATTGTCGTCAATCATGACATCATCCCCAAAGTCGAGACTTTTTGCGTCCCACCCAGCAAGATCATCGAGATCATTGGATCAGGAGGGAAGACCATCAAGGAAATTATCGAGCGCTTTGGGGTGAGCATCGATTTGGATCGGGAAAAAGGAGAGGTGAAGGTCTTTGCCACCAATGCAAAAACCCTTCAAGATTGCAAGAATTACATCCTACAGATTATTGGAAGCCAGGGCTATGTAGAAAATGAAATTTTTTTGGGCGTGGTGAAAAAAATCGTGGATTTTGGAGTGTTTGTCTCCCTTCCCAGGGGTGGTGATGGATTGTTACACATCAGCAAATTTGCCCAAGACAAAAGCAAGAAATCTAGCGATTATTTTCAAGAGGGCCAGAAAATTTCTTGCAAAATCCTGGGGTTTAACAAAGGAAAGGTCGATCTAGACCTGGTTCGATAGTTTTTAAGCTTTTTTAAAGCTGAAAAGTGAGATAATTAGCACCTAATTTTTTGAGTAGGGGATTGATCCGAAAGAGAATTGAAAACTAATTAGGAGTATGATAGTGAAGTTTGTTGTTACCATGTTTTTGGGATTTTTAGGCTTTGTTTTTGCAGGTGAAATCAGCGGTGCGGATTTCATCAGAGGACTTTCTGTCTTGGCGGCAGTCGTAGGTTTGGGCATCGCGGCACTTGGAGGTGCCATTGGTATGGGGCATGCTGCGGCTGCTACTATCTCTGGAACAGCAAGAAATCCTGGAGTGGGTGGTAAACTTTTCTCCACAATGTTCATTGCTCTTGCGATGATTGAAGCACAGGTTATTTATACTCTGGTATTTGCGGCGATCGCGCTTTTTGGTTGATTTTTATTTAAAAGGAGGGGGGGGGGATTTTTTTGTAGAATTTTTTGCGCTGGTGGTGGAATTGGTAGACACGCCATCTTGAGGGGGTGGTGAGGCAACTCGTGCGAGTTCAAATCTCGCTCAGCGCACCATGTTGTAAATTTGTAAAGCATATGCCGAAGTGGTGAAATTGGTAGACGCGCCAGACTCAAAATCTGGTGGGGGCAACCCCGTGTCGGTTCGATTCCGACCTTCGGCACCACCTCGTTTCTATTCATTTCTTCCTTACATTTCTTATCTTTGTTCGGGTTCTTTATTTTTTAGAGCCGCTATGTTTTTTCGCTGGATTTGCTCACCCCTTCAACTCAGCTTCAAGCCTACCACTTATTTTGACCCCACATCCCTACACTCCACCTATTTGCTCGCTTGGGAGCTTCATGTCACCTCACCAAAGTTTTGAGTTACATCTACCACAGTCATTCTATCTACCCCATAACCCCGCTTGGTTTTTACTTAGCACCCATTCGCCTGGTTGTATTTTTTCAATTTTGTGTTATCATACCCCACAAAAGACTTTCAAAGGGGCGTTTCATGTACTCTCATAGAATAGAAAATTTGGCAGAATCTGCGACCATCGCTATTAGTACACTTGCACAAAATCTCAAAGCACAGGGCAAGGATATTTTGAGTTTTTCTACAGGAGAGCCTGATTTTGACACACCTCAATGCATCAAAGAAGCTGCTATCAAAGCCTTACAAGAGGGTTTTACCAAATATACCACAGTGGCTGGCATTTTGGAGTTACGCAAGGCGATCGCACAGAAATTACAGAGAGAAAATGAGCTTTCCTATGAGCCTTCAGAGATTTTGGTGAGCAATGGTGCCAAGCAATCCCTATTTAATGCATTTCAAGCGTTGATTGATGTTGGTGATGAGGTGATCATCCCTGCGCCTTACTGGGTGACATATCCTGAGCTTGTAACCTATAGTGGCGGCACAAATGTCTTCCTTTCCACCAATGAGAGCACGCAATTTAAAATCACCCCCTCTATGCTCAAGCAAGCCATCACCAAAAAAACCAAAATGATTGTGCTGACCACCCCATCAAATCCCACTGGAATGGTCTATACGCGCCAAGAAATCCTAGACATCTATGAAGTAATCAAGGATAGCAATATCTGGATTATTAGTGATGAGATGTATGAGAAATTAATCTTTGATGAGAAATTTTGCTCAGTGGCAAGTATCAATGAGGATATGCTACAGAGGACCATCACAGTCAATGGACTTTCTAAATCTGTGGCGATGACGGGATGGAGGATAGGCTATCTGGCTAGCAAAGACAAAAAGCTCATCAAGCTCATGGATAATCTCCAAAGCCAATGTACTTCCAACATCAATTCCATCACGCAAAAAGCTGCAATCACCGCTCTTGATGGAAGCGCTGATCAAGACATAGAAAAAATGCGCCTGGCTTTCAAAGAGCGCAGGGATCTGGCGCATGGATTGATTAATAACATCAAAAATTTATCAGTCATGCTTCCTCAAGGGGCCTTTTATCTGTTTATCAATCTCTCAAGACTTCCCCAAAGTGATTCCATGCAGTTTTGCAAGGATTTATTGGAACAAGAGGGTGTGGCACTAGTCCCTGGCGTAGCATTTGGCATGGAGGGCTATGCGCGCCTATCTTTTGCCTGCTCCAAAGATCAGATCCTCAAAGGTATTCAGAGGATCCAAAACTTTGTCTCCCGCTTTTGAGAAATTTTGAGAAATTTTGAGAATACCTCTAGTTTTTGTGTGGCGCCAAATCTTGCAAGTCTTGTGATTTTTTGAAATTTTGCGCCCTTGCATTTTTTTGAAATTTTACTTCGTGATTTTGATAGGTTTCCTAACTTTTTTCAATTTTGCAAGTTTTTACGCTTTTTGATTTCTTTGCGCCCCTAACCCTCTCAAGCAAAAGATAATAATAAAACCTAGGCATAATAGAATCCTCCCATAAATTTAGCACAAACCAGTCTAAAGCCCATTAAAATCCCTGCGCCAAGCATCCCTCAGAAAATTTCCAAGAGATTGGGAGAGGTTAGGGAGATTGCCTTGGTAAAAATTGAGCTCTTGCGACAAAAATGATTCTTGTATTTATACACCCTAAAGCCTGATTCT encodes:
- a CDS encoding beta-ketoacyl-ACP synthase III; this translates as MYAALKSIASYIPEQKVSNHDFEKKLATSHEWIIERTGIHSRFFAKEDQKTSDLGVRAAELALKRAGITAKDVDMLIAATLSPDYFTMPSTACLIASKLGIKDAPAFDVSAACSGFIYLLSIAKAFIESKNYRNILIVGTEKISQILDFEDRSTCVLFGDGAGAAVIGATEQKSQSILDVHIGADGGYGDLLCTPCASSHTKQFLQMKGNEIFKLAVKTLVSDVEMILQKNAIESSAIDYFIPHQANLRIINAVGSRLNFSEKQIVLTVQKYGNTSAASIPMAMNDIYEEGRLKNGDLMLLDAFGGGLTWGSALVHFDGK
- the purD gene encoding phosphoribosylamine--glycine ligase — translated: MKKKLLILGHGGREYAMGLHLLRDKNIDSLFFAPKNAATERLGKTFDFASHQELIEKIQEFGIDFVIIGPEAYIIDGLSNALKMAGIKVFGPSKEAGMLEGSKAYMKDFATRHNIPTARYIQTDDLTKAQDFLLTLKPPYVLKADGLCAGKGVWISNELSEAKEFLKEMLSGKAFGESGRRVVVEEFLQGFELSIFAICDGEDFVLLPACQDHKRLLDHDEGPNTGGMGAYAPAPSATPELLEKIQERILRPTLQGMIKEGNPYCGVLFAGIMVCEQDGELEPYLLEYNVRFGDPECEVLMPLLQTSLLEICEHTLSGNLKNLKLQISHKCALAVVLSSKNYPYGTSEPTLIEFENYRSSLGHFVFAGVDKKGGAFYATGGRVLLCVGVGDDIKEARDHAYELIKSVKFDGMHYRRDIGYRVL
- a CDS encoding RDD family protein — translated: MMRKDREKIEEMLYREGIEIAPFSKRFFAFLIDEMLISLIFSIALISKIQGKDSLTIINVLSSYALLLLLLRIIYYGVFTYFYGASIGKILLKIKIVQVEDLEIPNLKTTIMRCVCKEIGQMFLYITYLFALGDGTLVRTLHDLLADTIVIQQA
- a CDS encoding LPS-assembly protein LptD — its product is MKKLFGILLLLGVIHAEFALQKFDKNNNKIFELLADKVYQEGGKVVAQGNAVMLNNDLYVIANKIIYDREKRQAEIEGDIKIYKGGSLFARSEKVKLNLNEDYGIIEPFYIQDTASGMWVNAKFAASNKKIYTFKKAVVSGCGIERPVWHMDVSSGTFNSEKSVLSVWNPTLYIGSVPVFYLPYLRVSTLNERSSGFLYPQFAFSNREGFIYVQPFYIAPQKFWDLTITPQIRTQRGFGGDVEFRIVDKTNSMFYFKVGYLYNFQQYIKQFNLRNKQVFGFQFSHANENPFQKYFGLKNSLDNGLYIDFLYMNDLDYLRLERFNARIMDGTRVSRMNFYVQTDNQYFGLNFRYFINLNKINNSTTFQTLPQLQYHKYLNSLYFKGLLYSIDYNFRNIYRPLGYGYIENSLKVPIGMQFSLFHKYVSLGIWNNFYASNLVADNTSKTYFNRDISSRNFGNFVSANLNLTLNMDLAKDYDKVFHVVEFFTDFSLPYFRYSDGLLDKRYFVPTNEYAPYYNPATGQYTIANRVYDAIWNPSTLGDYATNTRSVNFRMSNYFYGLGGKNLFYWRLSETLNFDDKIAFYRSPLENKIGFSPITGLNLSAIFSYSFYYRQFQEISINATYSRKYMVSSLTYYIKSQFSDMARFNQASSSANYLTFSFSNDFGYFGLNAYASFNFNNLRRARDYSSVITNWSIGIFKNIRCFGFGLRVASQRVPILTNDTTSGGYASSVFNNTYVKFDFSFAPLTRTGLTYRFYNK
- a CDS encoding polyribonucleotide nucleotidyltransferase, which produces MQKIDIVLEDYKECYKLDYVAKQASGSVLYERGGTVILASVAIDDKDVEGDFLPLSVQYIEKSYATGKIPGGFIKREGKPGEFETLTSRIIDRTLRPLFPKHYRKTTHISVFVLSYDGESDLQVCALNAAANALLLSAAPFCVPTAAVRIGRIDGVFVLNPSRSELANSALDLYISGSFGDLLMIEMKGGSTKESGINEEELLEAITLAKAHIQELSSLYEQNIAPHKKAPLALPEKIELFDEEIDTLLKQEYFSRTQEILNQMSKSERNKDLESLGEEIYQKYQNFKPWSLEQVQYTLWQYKKQVMRNQVLERGIRADGRKTTEVRPISIETNILPFAHGSVLFTRGQTQSLVVATLGSENDAQTRENLNDSIPQKENFTFHYNFPGFSVGEALMIGSVGRRELGHGNLAKKALEDSIIEKDRTLRLVSEILESNGSSSMASVCGGSLAICACGMESSGLVAGVAMGLIKEGSEYAVLTDIMGLEDHDGDMDFKVAGNENFITAMQMDIKLGGLELGILKEALYQARDARLHILQIMQEARARIVVNHDIIPKVETFCVPPSKIIEIIGSGGKTIKEIIERFGVSIDLDREKGEVKVFATNAKTLQDCKNYILQIIGSQGYVENEIFLGVVKKIVDFGVFVSLPRGGDGLLHISKFAQDKSKKSSDYFQEGQKISCKILGFNKGKVDLDLVR
- a CDS encoding ATP synthase subunit c family protein, whose amino-acid sequence is MKFVVTMFLGFLGFVFAGEISGADFIRGLSVLAAVVGLGIAALGGAIGMGHAAAATISGTARNPGVGGKLFSTMFIALAMIEAQVIYTLVFAAIALFG
- a CDS encoding pyridoxal phosphate-dependent aminotransferase, with product MYSHRIENLAESATIAISTLAQNLKAQGKDILSFSTGEPDFDTPQCIKEAAIKALQEGFTKYTTVAGILELRKAIAQKLQRENELSYEPSEILVSNGAKQSLFNAFQALIDVGDEVIIPAPYWVTYPELVTYSGGTNVFLSTNESTQFKITPSMLKQAITKKTKMIVLTTPSNPTGMVYTRQEILDIYEVIKDSNIWIISDEMYEKLIFDEKFCSVASINEDMLQRTITVNGLSKSVAMTGWRIGYLASKDKKLIKLMDNLQSQCTSNINSITQKAAITALDGSADQDIEKMRLAFKERRDLAHGLINNIKNLSVMLPQGAFYLFINLSRLPQSDSMQFCKDLLEQEGVALVPGVAFGMEGYARLSFACSKDQILKGIQRIQNFVSRF